A region from the Canis aureus isolate CA01 chromosome 8, VMU_Caureus_v.1.0, whole genome shotgun sequence genome encodes:
- the LOC144319245 gene encoding oncomodulin — translation MSITDVLSADDIAAALQECQDPDTFEPQKFFQTSGLSKMSASQVKDVFRFIDNDQSGYLDEEELKFFLQKFESGARELTESETKSLMAAADNDGDGKIGADEKQAI, via the exons ATGAGCATCACAGACGTCCTTAGCGCTGACGACATCGCAGCAGCCCTGCAGGAGTGCCAAG aCCCAGATACTTTCGAACCCCAAAAATTCTTCCAGACATCGGGCCTCTCTAAGATGTCGGCCAGTCAGGTGAAGGATGTTTTTCGGTTCATAGACAATGACCAGAGTGGATATCTGGATGAAGAAGAGCTTAA GTTTTTCCTCCAGAAGTTCGAGAGTGGTGCTAGAGAGCTGACAGAGTCAGAAACCAAGTCTTTGATGGCAGCTGCAGACAATgatggtgatgggaaaattggaGCTGACG aaaaacAAGCTATCTGA